In Deltaproteobacteria bacterium, the DNA window TGGATTTGCCGAATTCACGATATCAAGCCGCGTATCTGCCGCGACTATCCTGTCAGCCGCAAACACGGTGTCATGACGGGGTGCCGGGGCTTCGACAGGTAAGCCGAAATGAACCGACGCGACAGGCTTTTCAAGGCATTCAAACAAGGACCCAAGTTGCGATTAGGAAGGAGATAGAAATGGCGATACAAGAAGGACGACCAGCACCCGATTTCAGCCTCCCCGATGCCCGGGGAACGCAGGTGAAGCTCAGTGAATTCAAGGGAAAAAATGTCATCTTGTATTTTTATCCCAAAGACAACACGTCAGGCTGAACCAAAGAGGCCGAGGGATTCCGTGACGCTTACGGCGAATTCCTAAAATTAGACACGGTCGTATTGGGCATATCGCCTGACAAGGAACCGTCTCATCAGAAATTCATTGAAAAACTGGATCTGCCTTTTGCGTTGCTTTGCGATCCTGAAAAAAAGGTTCTAAAAACCTACGAAGCCTATGGTGAAAAAAAGATGTACGGCAAAGTCACCATGGGGGTCATCCGTTCCACCGTGTGGGTCGGGGCTGATGGCAAGGTCAAAAAGCACTGGAAACGGGTGGCCAAGGCCGCCGATCATGCCCAAAAAGTGTTAGAAACGCTAATGCAAGATAGACGTTGATATGCCGTTATTGCTTTTGATTTTCGCTTATATCGCCGGATCGATCAATTTCTCCATCATCATTTTCAAACTGACCGGCAACGGCGATCCCAGAGATGCCTTCAGCGGCAACCCCGGTATGACCAACGTTTACAGGCAAAGCGGATTGACCATGGCGGGCGTCGTGCTGCTGATGGATGTCGGGCGATCCTTTCTCGTAGCCGCAATGGCGGTGTCCATGCTTTCGGGGGGCTGGGTCCCCTGGATCGGCTTCGCCCTTATTGTGGGCAATCGCTACCCCTGTTTTCATGGTTTCAGGGGCGGCAAAGGCGTTGCCAATTATCTCGGTTTTTCTCTGTGGAGTGTCCCCTTTGCCGTTTTGATATCGGCACTGTCATGGCTGCTGTGTTATGCTGTCGTACGCATACCTTTCATCGGATCATTCGTCATGGTGTCGATTCTTGCCTATGCCTCCATGTCCCATTGCGCTTTTCGGCCGTGGTGTTCGGCCGGTGTGATGGTGACGGTGCTGTTTATTTTTTTGTCTCACCGTCGGAACCTGAGCGAATTGGTCGGCAAAGGCTAAATCGGGTTCATCGAATACAGTGGCCCTCATAAGAAATATGAAAAATAGTGCTATTTTTACGGGCTGGCTGTTGACAAAACCCAGGAGCTGTGTGATGTTCTGAGAAAACGGAAGCCCTTCCTGACATTCTTATGATCACGTTCAGAGATCTCTTCTATCCAAAGTAAGTGCTTAGAGAAATCAGTTTCAGGTAAACCGTGTTTGAAGACGCAAAAATGGCGCGTTTTGCGTTAAAGGATTTTCATAAACGAACGACAATAAACGATCGACAATTGGAGGATTACATGAATGATTTTCTTCACAGTCTTCGAAGCAACAAGGACAAGCGCTTCGACAGAAACCGAAGAAATTACGATTCGCCCGGTTACCGGCCAAACGACCGGATGAACACTGTTGACAGGAAAAGAAAGGGAACCTATCGGTCCCAGCAGAATGAACAGACACAGGCTTATGCCGCCATAAACAAACTGTTGCCCACCATCAAAAGTCTGCTGGAATCCCTGACGGAAGACCGCAAGAAGCTGATCGAGGCGGAAGAGCGCAAAGCCGAGGCCATGGAAACCATCGCATCTTTTTTGAAGCAGCTTGCAGGATCGACGGGATCTGACGTTCCCGCCCTCGAAAGCATAGAGTCGATTTGTGAAGGTGACAGATGCGAAGCCGCCCCCGAAGAAGCAGCGCGGGAGCAGGCGGTCGGCATCCGCGAGCCCTCCGATCCAAGCCGGTTATCCGAAGGGGAGAATGCAGCGGTCGCCACGACTGAAGGCGCAGAAGGAAACCAACGCGATGACCTGGTGTCGATGATTAAAGGGTTGCGAAACCAGGGCTTCAGCTATGAGAAAATAGCAAGGCACCTCGAGGAAAACAACATTCCGACCATATCCGGAAGAGGGCGCTGGCGCGGGCAGGCCGTTAGCAAGCTCTGCCAATAAATTTTTCTACGAAAAATTTATGAAGCGCGACTTCGTTGCTGTTATTTGCCATTATCGGCGCGATACCCAAAGCCACTTCGGATTGGCTTTTTCAGGGTAATGATTTTCATCATAAGAGGACATTCGCAAACCAGGCAACGCTTTCCCGGA includes these proteins:
- a CDS encoding peroxiredoxin — protein: MAIQEGRPAPDFSLPDARGTQVKLSEFKGKNVILYFYPKDNTSGUTKEAEGFRDAYGEFLKLDTVVLGISPDKEPSHQKFIEKLDLPFALLCDPEKKVLKTYEAYGEKKMYGKVTMGVIRSTVWVGADGKVKKHWKRVAKAADHAQKVLETLMQDRR
- a CDS encoding glycerol-3-phosphate acyltransferase — translated: MPLLLLIFAYIAGSINFSIIIFKLTGNGDPRDAFSGNPGMTNVYRQSGLTMAGVVLLMDVGRSFLVAAMAVSMLSGGWVPWIGFALIVGNRYPCFHGFRGGKGVANYLGFSLWSVPFAVLISALSWLLCYAVVRIPFIGSFVMVSILAYASMSHCAFRPWCSAGVMVTVLFIFLSHRRNLSELVGKG